accaaaagaaaacctaTCAGACCCAAGTGTCCAACAGGATGGTACAAAGGAAAgaaagatgtgggatggattaactaaaagactcggggttatttccaaaacctaaagaagctttcaccttctacataataattcagcaacttaaccacaaaagactctcaaactctaacagtggccactgtagttctgttaccaagagtaattactaaacccaaagatagacttaataaaagctgaggaattattttctttcaagacgtttaaacttctaaaaccctgaaaccagctcaaagggagtctacttggttacgagtagctcccagaatgaaagttcctccagccttttatcctttccagatccagagaaaacgattagtccaattgcttccacctgaagaactgtggagggatccactagtgatgaggctgccggtgctcattgtggtttccatggttactggacaacagcatggaggcagccatcttgtatctggttctggtgttgtcactccaaaagaaaacaaaaccaaaacaatgggaagaaaactaccaaaacagggggaaaaattctgactaaacagtaataataataatatgaccaaccattgtaaaacccagATGTCGTAACAGTGGTCATTTCTAACTCACTGAATGGGAATGTTCGTGTGGGAAATTGGTTTGTGTTGTCTTTGATGTGTGGCCGCACACCAGACATTGTAGGGCCAAAACTGTTACAGCCTGTCTGAAAGTTTATTTTATCACCACGAGTGATCTCtaatgcatggacgtaatttgggggtggggggtggggggggggctttttccaaagtcaagttttgacccctgcactttctaccatccaaaaacaatattacgctatattaaattgacactggttgagctctaggaccaagcagaaaacaaccgtttgtgttgaagcctgtttcccattagaacatactgctgTTATGCCTCTCCTAAAGAAAAGCAAACTCCCTTATACCTTGGAGGGTGTCCagcctctcccttagagatagggttagaagctcggtcatccgggaggggctcggagtagacccgctgctcctccaaatcgagaggagccagttgagggggcttgggcatctggtcaggatgcctcctggacgcctccctggtgaggttttccaggcacgtccaaccaggaggagacctaaaggtagacccaggacacggtggaggggctatgtctcacctggccagggaacgcctcgggattcccccggaggagctggcccaagtggctggggagagggaagtctgggcctcttgccttaggctgttgcccccgcgacccgactccggataagcggatgaaaactgATGGATgggtggtgaaagttttgtaactattTGTTACAAAGCTGTAGAAGCATTTTGTCCTTAtgggcttctgtagaaggaagcatggcatctaatatggcgccgcccagagacttagacccgctcccatgtattttagacctgatcttTTGGGTTGTATGTTACAAagacgccaatatttttcaacaactgggcctcatttaattcactttcaacaacatttcaatggttaTTTCAGAGATTAATGatttaaaactacacattgtccctttaacgcCACACCTGCTGCACCTTTTAGGTTTTCTTGTTGATACAGATTCTTGTTTTATCTGCTCGTTTTCTAGATTTCACACCAGATTTTTGTTTACTTTCTGGATTTCCGGCCAGGTTTACGTATCTCTTTTTTCAGACTCAGTAAGTCAGCCTTTTACCTTCCTGCCACAGCAGCACAATCTGACAAAAAGTGAACTGAGACATTTTACGTTAAGAGTTTAATTAGTACTCTGTAAAGTCTCTACTTTCTAACATTTCACTGATCTTACATCATAAATATAAAATACACGataaataaaatgatcaaaactcacacagacacacccaAAACCTCACACCGAATCATAAAACTTCATATTCACATAATTACATTTCCTATGTATTTAAACTAATACATGAAGCCACATCAAACGTTTTTCACTGGTTTAGCCTAGAAGTCAAAATTATAAAAAGCTTTTGAAAAAAACACATTTGTCATGTTAGACCCGTGGAACGTAAAACACATAATTTTCTACTTTTATTCAATAAAAAATATGAACTTCGGTGACTTTTCCTCTCAGTTCAGACAGAGAAACATGTTCACTGTAATGAAGTGATCATCTCATGGaaatcaataaaaaaacaatatgGAAATCATCCACGTTCAACCAAAAGCTGCAAattctgcatatatatatatatatatatatatatatatatatatatatatatatatatatgtatgtatatatatatgtgtgtgtgtgtgtgtgtatatatatacacgtatatatgtatatttgcatatatatgtatatatatatacatatatgtgtatatatacatatatacgtatatatatatatatatatatatatatatacatgtatatgtatatatacatatatattaatatatatacgtatatatgtatatatacatatatatacttatatatatatatatatatatatacgtatatatatatatatgtatatatatgtatatatatatatatatatatacgtatatatatatatatatatatatatatatatatatatatatacatatatatacatatatatatatacgtatatatatatatatatgtatatatatgtatatatatatacgtatatatatatatacgtatatatacatatatatatatatatatatatatatgtatatatacgtatatatatatatatatgtatatatacatatatatatatatatatatatatatatatatatatatatatgtatatatacgtatatatatatatacgtatatatatatatatatacatatatatatatatatatatatatatatatgtatatatatatattctgttgtttatttttatttataattaattATAGTTGTTAAATTTGAAAAAACAATAAAGTTCAAccttaaataaaaatacatttatatcaAAACTTACAGCAAACACAaaaaagctcttttattacaaagaCAATGCCTGTGAAACGTATAATTTATGACCTGATGTGTGAAAAATTTGAAAgacgtgtggagtgatttttaaaACTGAAGGATCACCCGTGAGCCTGTCCCTGTGGCGTTTTTGACTTTTCTCTGAACTTGTGTCGGCACGTTTCATACACTGCAGTTCCGGGAGTTCCTTTCTCCTAACGacgtttccatgaaaccatgagGATGTGAGCACTTCACCCAAAAACAGAATTTAAAACACAAATATAAAAGGGTTTGGTAACACCTAAAAATAAAGGTCCCCaaattaacgttacttagtgcattattgagCATTAATGAATGATTAAGTAAAGAATTAATGTTAAGTAATACATTATGAAGCAGACACCATcccctggccctttgtcctaaccttaaaggAGTAGTTCACTTGGTTAATCAtcttcagtggtctctagcaggaatgaatgccttgtaagtccttCTCGGGGGacagatatttggacatctcacctccgattggataacagcaacgtgactccaccactgacttgcaacgtagaTGTTTTATCTATCCATATTTTTACAACACAAGCCTGagaagcttctgctgtgtggtgaagttgctaatgctaacattagcttaAAGTAGCcaagctgctgtttcctggacgctaaaccaaaaacagccatCTCCGTTGGGACGTGCATCTGTCAGGCATGGTTTTACCgtcgattttctatcagaagctaatgcaggagacaggtgtaggagactattttcatgttccacctgcatgaaacactcagagtgaccgattataatcagaaataatcattaaaatatgAGTTTtttgtgaaccacacctttaaagacacTTAATAATTGATATTTGAaatatttgggctgcatggtggcgcagtggttagcactgttgcctcgcagcacgaaggttgcaggttcgaaactcggctgcggcctttctgcgtggagttgcgtgttctccccgtgcatgcgtggttttcctccgggtactccggtttcccccacagatcacaacatgccctataggttataaattgtaagtcgctttggataaaagcgtctgccaaataaataaacataaacattaataaCAGGATCCTTTGTTgattcttaaagagcaaatctACTTTATTTTTGCTGACAAACttcataaatgtgtgtctaatcgtgctgtagatacATGCAGttaataatttggcacttaagtgcatcttagttaaaatttaaatattctacctaaagctgtcagtgttgcgcccccttcaggtaaaaactctgcactacatttgaattttaatctgccattgctattggttaAGACAGGGGTAGGCAACCCAGGTCCCAGAGAGCCACAGTCCTGCACGTTTCCAGCCACgcatgaacttgcagcttctaattggctgaacacacctgatccaggtaatcaacagcaggaacaacaaGGATAATTGGAAAACAAGCAGGACCAGGGTTACCTACCCCTGGGCTAAGGGGTACCCTATGAAGTCAGCTGGCTCCATACGATGTCAAAATGCtgctgagagtgtgtgtgtgtgtgtgtgtttgtctgccaGGCAATGCCGCTTGTgtggcatttttcaaacaggaaatgggagtggagttagactctggtaggggggtgacttgctctttaataagtaGCGTTAATAAAGTGTTACCAAAGTCTTGTATGTTGCGTCAGTTTTATgctcctcaagtggaggagtttaagtatctcggggtcttgttcacgagtgagggtaggagggatcgggagatcgacaggcggattggttcggcgtctgcagtgatgcggacgctgagccaatctgtcgtggtgaagagggagctgagccagaaagccaggctctccatttaccggtcgatctacgtcccaatcctcacctatggtcatgagctttgggtaatgaccgaaagaacgagaacgcggatacaagcggccgaaatgagtttcctccgtagggtggccgggctcagccttagagatagggtgaggagctcggacattcgggagggactcggagtagaaccgctgctcctccggatcgaaaggagtcagttgaggtggtttgggcatctggtcaggatgcctcctggacgcctccctggggaggtgtttctggcatgtcctgccggcaggaggcccccgggtcgacccaggacacgttggagaggttacatctccaatctggtccgggaacgccttggggtcctgccggaggagctggtggaggtggccggggagaggacggtctgcagctccctagttgggatgctgcccccgcgacccggacccggataagcggaggaagacgacgatgacgagtCAGTTTTATTGTAAAAACTGACTGACTTTAAGAAACAGATAATTTTCACAGCATCAGTGGTATTGTTGGGATTTCTGTGTGGTTCAGAACCAACAGGGACTTCCTCTAGAAACAGGAAGTTATGGcagaatcagattttttttttttttttttgttctttgctTTTTTGATTCAGTTTCCGACTTATTCAAGCTTAGTTGTACTTTCCTATAATGAGAATTCGGCTCACTGAGCATTAGTTTAAGTTTTCCACACATAGTTTCATGTTAAGATCCACAGACCAGCTACGAAGGATCTGAAAGCAAAGCTGGGAAATGAGGTGGTTCTAAACTATTGCATCATGCTTTGTAAAGCAGAACATCTACATGACAGTTTTCTTAGTGCAGGACTCTGATGGGGGTCTGGTCTCATACTACTGGTTACCAGTCCCACTCAGGATCCAGTCGTTGAATTCCAGGAACTCAGATAGGGAGTAGTCTTTGGAAGGATCCAGTAGAGGTGCTGGTGCTGGCTGGAAGAGAGACCCGTCAAAACTGCAAGAGGTAGCTGGAGGGACACCTAGAGGACTGGGGACAGTGAGCATGGACAGCAGGGACTCAGGCTGGTCGTAACGAGCAGCAGAAGGCCCGAGGCCCGAGACAGCCTGATGATACTGAGGAGGAGGTGGTCGTAAAGGTGCAGCTGTGCTGTTTGGGTTTCCGCTAAGGTGGCATGGATAAAGCCGGGGGTCGTACACGGGACAACGTGGCTTAGCTACACGCGAGCTGTCAGACCCCAACAGGGAAACAGGGGGCTGTTCTTTAGATGAAGCAGCAAAGGAGGAGTCCAGTTTAGCTACAAACGCGTCTCCAGCTAAACGTTCATGAATCGAGTCCGCCTGGAGCCGAGCTGAAGGGGGAGGAACGGGCGGGTCACTAAACAAGGAGTGAGGAGCTGGTTGCGATGAGAAGGAGGCGGAATAAGGTACCAGCAAAGAGCAGGAAggggaggatgatgatgaagaggaggctgGTCCTTTTGTAGATGCTGCAG
This sequence is a window from Nothobranchius furzeri strain GRZ-AD chromosome 14, NfurGRZ-RIMD1, whole genome shotgun sequence. Protein-coding genes within it:
- the batf2 gene encoding basic leucine zipper transcriptional factor ATF-like 2 gives rise to the protein MPLLFMDTGYEPSSPGGSLSAEECSRPDRDGDGRPRGTKRRQKNRDAARKSRRKQTERADELHEEFQQLERENSALLKEIALLKKDVQRYEAALEHHRPHCRLVGSCSPAADCKASPSPPLAPNSCTPPLSTSSHAQVAFQAFGYTEQLDLPSSAPAAASTKGPASSSSSSSPSCSLLVPYSASFSSQPAPHSLFSDPPVPPPSARLQADSIHERLAGDAFVAKLDSSFAASSKEQPPVSLLGSDSSRVAKPRCPVYDPRLYPCHLSGNPNSTAAPLRPPPPQYHQAVSGLGPSAARYDQPESLLSMLTVPSPLGVPPATSCSFDGSLFQPAPAPLLDPSKDYSLSEFLEFNDWILSGTGNQ